One Paenibacillus sp. FSL W8-0186 genomic window carries:
- a CDS encoding YCF48-related protein: MSLWYKLTGALLISCLLLTACSSQQGETVSPVQDEPVEEGQVITIENPQVLTEQTAANTEDGKQYQIQTRLTDFHLLSENAGIAWGATRSELRLYLTQNSGKTWTSISPAASVQFPYHPKYNRDIFFYNETYGWIVRNPVGSSDAIVLRTRDGGATWKIAALPGSEQVAAIYFTDDSHGWILAAKSYPEKEEKTLYQTEDGGATWSKIMGSLSSSDAALEHLLPSSGSELSMVFRDRMHGYVSMISSGIPKLYTTDNGGISWSEVKDFFSTAKYKSCEKFVAGELQFFSTEPFLSSEPFFSSEPLNGWIPIGCVKEKSTKFNGYFTADNGDTWNLAPFNSFWQDGLNESLAPAFISSEEGWLLRDSKVYHTLDQGKTWTLLPESKVLTKILTDYPEIVKVRFSTAEVGWLLVAQSNQKRSLLLQTLDGGVSWRVL, encoded by the coding sequence TTGAGTTTATGGTATAAATTAACCGGAGCGCTGCTGATTTCTTGCCTGCTTCTGACAGCATGTTCCTCCCAGCAAGGCGAGACAGTAAGTCCGGTTCAGGATGAACCCGTTGAGGAAGGGCAAGTCATTACGATTGAGAATCCACAGGTACTAACGGAGCAGACAGCCGCCAATACAGAAGACGGGAAGCAGTATCAAATTCAGACGAGGCTGACTGACTTCCATCTGCTTAGCGAGAATGCGGGCATTGCCTGGGGGGCGACTCGCAGTGAGCTGCGCCTGTATCTTACGCAGAATAGCGGCAAAACCTGGACAAGCATATCACCGGCCGCTTCCGTGCAATTTCCGTATCATCCTAAATACAATCGTGATATTTTCTTTTACAACGAAACATATGGCTGGATTGTTCGCAATCCTGTCGGTTCAAGCGATGCGATTGTGCTGCGCACCCGTGACGGCGGAGCTACCTGGAAAATCGCTGCTCTTCCGGGATCGGAGCAGGTTGCTGCGATTTATTTCACGGACGATTCTCATGGCTGGATATTAGCGGCGAAATCTTACCCGGAAAAGGAAGAAAAGACGCTGTACCAAACGGAAGACGGGGGAGCGACATGGTCCAAAATCATGGGCAGCCTCTCTTCTTCGGATGCCGCTCTCGAACATCTGCTTCCGAGCTCCGGAAGCGAGCTTTCCATGGTGTTCCGTGACCGGATGCATGGCTATGTTAGTATGATCAGCTCAGGCATTCCCAAGCTGTACACGACGGATAATGGCGGTATCAGCTGGTCTGAGGTCAAGGACTTCTTCTCTACAGCTAAATACAAATCCTGTGAGAAATTTGTGGCAGGGGAGCTGCAATTCTTTTCTACAGAACCATTCCTTTCTTCAGAGCCATTTTTCTCTTCAGAACCGTTAAACGGCTGGATACCGATCGGGTGTGTGAAAGAGAAGAGCACGAAATTCAACGGCTATTTCACGGCAGACAATGGGGATACGTGGAATTTGGCTCCATTTAATTCGTTTTGGCAGGACGGATTAAACGAGTCTTTAGCCCCTGCTTTTATAAGCAGCGAGGAAGGGTGGTTGTTGCGGGACTCCAAGGTGTATCACACTCTGGATCAGGGCAAGACCTGGACGCTGCTGCCGGAAAGCAAAGTATTGACGAAGATCCTGACGGATTATCCGGAGATTGTCAAAGTGAGATTCTCGACAGCTGAAGTCGGTTGGCTGCTCGTAGCGCAAAGCAATCAGAAACGGTCATTATTGCTTCAAACCCTCGACGGCGGCGTCAGCTGGCGTGTATTATAG
- a CDS encoding polysaccharide deacetylase family protein: protein MVISMMMSNNNQMETRKKIRKRPRKKFRQPIILLALVLSSVALIMSAIVGISQINFKSVKTNSASVVIPKLAGGNEKAQLPDQIPTEAEPDSESTQPSKNNHEPQNSKDSPAGTNEPSNAPKAAQPKVAYLTFDDGPSKYTDDIVAILNEHGIHATFFVIGNQIKGYEGSIKAASEQGNYIGLHSMTHNKKILYNSGSSANFLKEFKKVQGMVEDITGTAPWLIRAPYGSKPQIGKEFRNDIVKAGFKMWDWTIDSKDWKYTGKPDKIMQEVKRQVHRDVEVILMHEKEQTVETLPQIIQYLTDKGYAFAVYKPEQHFSVNFAGDSRL, encoded by the coding sequence ATGGTGATAAGCATGATGATGTCGAATAACAACCAGATGGAAACTAGAAAAAAAATTCGCAAAAGGCCGCGCAAAAAATTCAGACAGCCTATTATTTTATTGGCATTAGTATTATCCTCTGTGGCTTTAATTATGTCCGCAATCGTAGGGATATCGCAAATTAATTTCAAATCTGTTAAAACGAACAGCGCTTCAGTTGTTATCCCTAAATTAGCCGGAGGCAACGAGAAAGCCCAGCTTCCAGACCAAATTCCCACGGAAGCCGAGCCTGATTCTGAATCCACGCAGCCCTCGAAGAATAACCATGAACCGCAGAACAGCAAAGATTCACCAGCCGGCACTAACGAGCCGTCCAACGCACCCAAAGCTGCCCAACCTAAAGTGGCTTACCTGACCTTTGATGACGGTCCAAGCAAGTATACTGACGATATTGTAGCCATACTGAACGAACATGGTATTCATGCTACTTTTTTTGTCATAGGAAACCAGATTAAAGGTTATGAGGGTTCCATTAAAGCCGCATCTGAACAGGGCAATTACATCGGTTTACATAGCATGACCCATAATAAAAAGATATTGTACAACAGCGGCAGCTCTGCTAATTTCCTGAAGGAATTTAAGAAGGTACAGGGCATGGTTGAGGATATAACTGGAACAGCTCCTTGGCTCATTCGCGCGCCCTACGGCAGCAAACCGCAGATTGGCAAGGAGTTCCGCAACGATATCGTGAAAGCAGGCTTTAAAATGTGGGATTGGACGATAGACTCCAAGGATTGGAAATACACGGGGAAGCCGGATAAAATCATGCAAGAAGTCAAACGCCAGGTGCATCGGGACGTAGAGGTTATTTTGATGCATGAGAAAGAGCAGACGGTCGAAACCTTGCCGCAAATCATTCAATATTTAACGGATAAGGGTTATGCTTTTGCCGTTTATAAGCCGGAGCAGCATTTCTCCGTCAATTTTGCCGGGGATTCCCGCTTGTAA